A single region of the Thermococcus paralvinellae genome encodes:
- a CDS encoding DUF460 domain-containing protein, whose translation MPILILGVDIISENPKRFAVVSWFNGKLEKKGEFTFYRLVRFIRAKRPDIIAMDNIHELGDDLKKFLRALPQGTKLVQVTGRPGEQKSLWSLAKENGIRVGDKFDPYEEAKVCALLASKGVGYEVLAFEDEVIIKVSRGRSQGKGGWSQDRYRRRVHNLIQNKVREIEETLRRADIPFDLEVEEKDYGLARGEFKVYASREELVGLIKPMHGGDVEIRIKPVERKSLEFVPLKSEKAIQVRKSVIIGLDPGITVGIAALDLDGNIVAVYSERNMAVSDIVRFISDVGHPIIVATDVNPAPGLVEKIARSFKAILYVPRESLRVEEKNELLRSLGISVDDDHQRDALAAAYKAYLRLKPKLDHVDAKLRELGLMKKSNEIKALVIQGYNLGEAIMRVKLREKPKEEIKVLPEEESVDVTPYIEKIKELEKTIKMLERENQELRAIIEEQKKRIEKLGDKLAYYDEEVRAKVIRSKEIEIRDKRIAYLEKELKEAKAIIEKLSRDLVLAKRMHLLELKGSAVPLKVLESLTWKEIEKLERSARIKKDDVIYVINPSGAGKSIAEYLVEKEIKALISAKTLPNNVYEVLRENKVPVFYEDEIKVKRVDEFAIVDREELEKAIEQRLAQWEEEDREKEIQEFLRLVEEYRIERIKELKKKAEEES comes from the coding sequence ATGCCTATTCTCATACTTGGGGTTGATATAATCAGCGAGAACCCAAAGAGGTTTGCTGTGGTTAGTTGGTTCAATGGAAAGCTTGAGAAAAAAGGTGAGTTCACATTCTATAGATTAGTCCGTTTTATTCGAGCAAAGAGGCCGGATATAATTGCAATGGACAACATCCATGAGCTTGGTGATGATCTAAAGAAGTTTTTAAGGGCTCTGCCTCAAGGAACTAAGCTCGTTCAGGTTACTGGAAGACCAGGGGAGCAGAAGTCTCTTTGGAGCTTAGCAAAGGAGAATGGAATTAGAGTTGGTGATAAGTTTGACCCATATGAGGAAGCTAAGGTATGTGCTCTATTGGCCTCTAAAGGAGTTGGTTATGAGGTTTTAGCCTTTGAGGATGAGGTTATAATAAAGGTCTCTAGAGGTAGAAGTCAGGGAAAAGGCGGCTGGAGCCAGGATAGGTATAGGAGAAGGGTTCACAACTTAATTCAGAATAAAGTCAGAGAAATTGAGGAAACACTAAGGAGAGCAGACATTCCTTTTGATTTGGAAGTTGAAGAGAAGGATTATGGTTTAGCCAGGGGAGAGTTTAAGGTCTATGCTTCAAGAGAGGAATTGGTAGGACTTATAAAACCTATGCACGGTGGAGATGTTGAGATAAGGATAAAACCCGTGGAAAGAAAGAGCTTGGAGTTTGTGCCGTTAAAGAGTGAAAAAGCCATTCAAGTGAGGAAAAGCGTTATAATTGGCCTTGATCCAGGAATAACTGTGGGCATAGCGGCTCTTGACTTGGATGGGAATATTGTGGCAGTTTACAGCGAAAGGAACATGGCAGTGAGCGATATTGTTAGGTTTATATCCGATGTGGGACATCCAATAATTGTTGCAACTGACGTTAATCCCGCTCCAGGTTTGGTTGAAAAGATTGCCCGTTCATTTAAGGCTATCCTCTATGTCCCAAGAGAGAGCTTGCGTGTAGAGGAAAAGAATGAGCTTTTGAGAAGCCTAGGTATTAGCGTTGATGATGATCATCAAAGAGATGCTTTGGCAGCTGCTTATAAGGCGTATCTGAGATTGAAGCCAAAGCTCGATCATGTTGATGCAAAGCTCAGAGAACTCGGCTTAATGAAGAAAAGCAATGAGATTAAAGCTCTGGTTATTCAGGGATACAACCTCGGAGAGGCTATAATGAGAGTTAAACTGAGAGAGAAGCCAAAAGAAGAAATTAAGGTCCTCCCGGAGGAAGAAAGCGTTGATGTAACGCCTTATATTGAGAAAATCAAGGAACTTGAGAAAACGATTAAAATGCTTGAGAGGGAAAATCAGGAGCTTAGAGCTATAATCGAGGAGCAAAAGAAAAGAATTGAAAAGCTTGGGGATAAGCTGGCATACTACGATGAAGAAGTTAGAGCCAAAGTTATCAGGAGTAAAGAGATTGAGATTAGGGATAAGAGAATTGCATATCTTGAAAAAGAACTCAAAGAAGCAAAAGCAATAATTGAAAAGCTCAGCAGGGACTTAGTTTTGGCAAAGAGAATGCACCTCCTTGAACTTAAAGGTTCTGCAGTTCCTCTTAAAGTCCTTGAGAGCTTAACATGGAAGGAGATAGAGAAACTTGAGCGCTCTGCAAGGATTAAAAAAGACGATGTAATCTATGTTATTAATCCTTCGGGAGCTGGGAAGAGCATAGCTGAGTATTTGGTCGAAAAGGAGATTAAAGCATTAATAAGTGCAAAAACTCTGCCGAATAACGTCTATGAGGTGCTTAGAGAGAATAAAGTTCCAGTGTTTTATGAGGACGAAATTAAGGTTAAAAGAGTTGATGAGTTTGCAATAGTTGATAGGGAAGAACTTGAGAAGGCAATAGAGCAGAGGTTAGCACAGTGGGAAGAAGAGGACAGAGAGAAGGAAATTCAAGAGTTCTTAAGATTGGTTGAGGAATATAGAATTGAAAGGATTAAAGAGCTTAAAAAGAAGGCTGAGGAGGAGAGCTAA
- a CDS encoding transcriptional regulator: MELRKLVKNHVLGNPIRLGIMLYLLPRGKVLFKELQKVLDVTPGNLDSHLKTLEKAGYVKLTKVFADRPRTAVEITDNGAEETGKYLRMLKELLNQI; the protein is encoded by the coding sequence ATGGAACTACGGAAGCTGGTGAAAAACCATGTGCTTGGGAATCCCATTAGGTTAGGCATCATGCTGTATCTCCTGCCGAGAGGAAAGGTTCTGTTTAAGGAACTGCAAAAAGTTTTAGATGTAACTCCCGGCAATTTAGACTCCCATCTAAAGACACTGGAGAAAGCTGGCTATGTAAAGCTAACAAAAGTCTTCGCAGACAGGCCAAGGACTGCTGTTGAAATAACAGATAATGGGGCTGAAGAGACTGGAAAATACTTGAGAATGCTGAAAGAATTGCTGAATCAGATTTAG
- a CDS encoding TIGR00269 family protein, whose product MKCSKCGREAVYHARYEGKYYCHKHFNEMVEKKVKQTVRKYKMIKRSERIAVGVSGGKDSVVLLHLLAKLKKKFPFEIVAITIDEGIAGYRPPSVEIAKKNAELLGIEYHIYSFKEYIGFTLDETVQIMGSFEKGERVGACSYCGVWRRWLLNYAAQDVGADKLAIGLNLDDEAQVFLMNIMRGDIARLGRTGPYYEVIHEDLVPRIKPLREVPEKEIVLYAVLNNIEVDFSECPYAVEAFRAEIRDWLNEMEEKHPGTKYQILRSYDKLFPILAKHYVKRKLNRCKICGQPTTGEICKACQFKLQVQKKAKELGLTFRVE is encoded by the coding sequence ATGAAATGTTCAAAATGTGGGAGAGAAGCTGTTTATCACGCTCGTTATGAGGGCAAGTACTACTGTCACAAACACTTCAATGAAATGGTTGAGAAAAAAGTAAAGCAGACTGTGAGAAAGTATAAAATGATTAAGCGCAGCGAGAGGATAGCCGTTGGAGTAAGTGGCGGAAAGGACAGTGTTGTTCTCTTGCATCTTTTAGCCAAGCTTAAGAAGAAGTTCCCTTTTGAAATTGTTGCTATAACAATAGATGAGGGAATTGCAGGTTATAGACCGCCGAGTGTCGAGATAGCAAAGAAGAATGCAGAGCTTTTAGGAATAGAGTATCACATCTACTCCTTTAAGGAATATATCGGCTTCACACTTGATGAAACAGTTCAAATTATGGGAAGCTTTGAAAAGGGGGAGCGAGTCGGGGCTTGCTCTTATTGCGGCGTATGGAGGAGATGGCTACTCAACTATGCAGCTCAAGATGTTGGGGCAGATAAATTAGCCATCGGCTTAAATTTAGATGATGAAGCACAAGTGTTTTTGATGAACATAATGCGCGGAGACATTGCAAGATTAGGAAGAACTGGGCCGTATTATGAGGTCATTCACGAGGACTTAGTTCCAAGAATTAAGCCCTTGAGAGAGGTGCCAGAGAAGGAAATAGTTCTTTATGCTGTTCTCAACAACATTGAGGTTGACTTCAGTGAATGTCCCTATGCTGTTGAGGCATTTAGAGCTGAAATAAGGGACTGGTTGAATGAGATGGAAGAGAAGCACCCCGGAACGAAATACCAAATTTTAAGGAGCTACGACAAGCTCTTCCCGATTTTAGCAAAGCACTATGTGAAGAGAAAGCTGAACCGGTGTAAGATTTGCGGACAGCCGACGACTGGAGAGATATGCAAGGCATGTCAGTTTAAACTGCAGGTGCAGAAAAAAGCTAAGGAGCTGGGGCTGACGTTTAGAGTGGAGTAA
- a CDS encoding RAD55 family ATPase: MELLKTGIRKLDEVIGGGLLEDSVLLIIYDTYSLGWTLGVKILKNRINSGDFGVIINTVLPVSSLSMEFKIANFELEKMAREGNLGIIDIFASFNKIQYDDPFIYYTDMDTSTFLPKFTTMYRKMLSEIIKDKRPIGLTVTMDGLAFLLGEEQYIKILQRNLAIKETARIKESRKRPLNVFLLNRDRVSKRFISWLALYSQYIVEFYSLEEGNEEKMIVRKSPLPEFEPKTYRFKLKKGQVKIF; the protein is encoded by the coding sequence GTGGAACTCCTTAAGACAGGTATTAGAAAATTAGATGAAGTTATTGGTGGTGGACTATTGGAAGATTCTGTTCTACTGATAATCTATGACACCTATTCTCTCGGTTGGACATTGGGAGTTAAAATCCTCAAAAACAGAATAAACAGTGGGGATTTTGGAGTTATAATAAACACTGTTCTACCTGTATCTTCTCTCTCAATGGAATTTAAAATTGCAAATTTTGAACTAGAAAAAATGGCTAGAGAAGGCAATTTGGGTATAATCGATATATTCGCCTCTTTTAATAAAATACAATATGACGACCCATTCATTTATTACACTGATATGGATACCTCAACGTTTTTGCCCAAATTCACAACTATGTACAGGAAGATGCTTAGTGAAATTATCAAAGACAAGCGGCCTATTGGCCTCACTGTTACTATGGACGGTCTTGCATTCCTGTTAGGAGAAGAGCAGTACATTAAAATACTCCAGAGGAACTTGGCCATAAAAGAAACTGCTAGAATTAAAGAAAGTAGGAAAAGACCATTAAACGTGTTCTTGCTGAATAGAGATAGAGTGTCAAAGAGATTTATCTCGTGGCTGGCTTTATACAGTCAGTATATTGTTGAATTTTATTCTTTAGAAGAGGGAAACGAAGAAAAAATGATTGTAAGGAAATCACCTCTTCCAGAATTTGAGCCTAAAACCTATCGTTTCAAATTGAAAAAAGGCCAAGTGAAGATCTTTTAG
- a CDS encoding site-2 protease family protein, whose protein sequence is MNLWTLIIILIAFWGILYILFGRKEEEENEEGLAVDMFIIMWRTKKLLGFIDKIAQKYKRFWKVYGTVGIIVGFGGMVFVFYMLIRSALIAIRAKAQVAGVQLVIPGVTIPLWYGLIGLIVVMVVHELSHGVVARAEDLPLKSVGLVLFFVIPGAFVEPDEDELKKVPLIKRLRVYGAGSMANIVTALLALMLLNYALAPVLQHAGVEIVQFDPKGPAINYLHEGDIIIGINGEHIKTVEDFLNFMNTTKPGQLITLEVLRNGEKISVKIPLGENPNNPGKGYLGVYPSQHVVSTIGHEEIVLPLAFALYWIYILNLGIGLMNLFPLIPLDGGRILDETLKEFLPEKIAKPISFAFLGIGIILLAINLIPAIRNLIG, encoded by the coding sequence ATGAATCTTTGGACACTCATAATTATTCTCATTGCGTTCTGGGGAATTCTCTACATTCTCTTTGGAAGAAAAGAAGAAGAGGAAAATGAGGAAGGTCTAGCAGTTGATATGTTCATAATAATGTGGCGTACAAAAAAACTTCTTGGATTTATAGATAAAATTGCTCAAAAGTATAAGCGTTTCTGGAAAGTCTATGGGACAGTTGGAATTATTGTAGGGTTTGGGGGGATGGTGTTTGTCTTCTACATGTTGATAAGATCTGCCCTTATCGCAATAAGGGCCAAAGCTCAAGTTGCTGGAGTTCAGCTCGTAATTCCCGGCGTTACAATACCTCTGTGGTATGGTTTGATTGGTTTAATCGTTGTAATGGTTGTCCATGAATTGAGCCATGGAGTTGTTGCGAGAGCTGAGGATTTGCCTTTAAAATCTGTTGGACTTGTGCTGTTCTTTGTGATTCCTGGGGCTTTTGTTGAACCAGATGAAGATGAGCTGAAAAAAGTTCCGCTCATTAAAAGGCTCAGAGTCTATGGTGCTGGTTCAATGGCCAACATTGTTACAGCTTTACTCGCTCTCATGCTCCTTAACTATGCCTTAGCTCCTGTCCTTCAGCATGCTGGTGTTGAAATAGTTCAATTTGATCCTAAGGGTCCAGCTATAAACTATCTCCACGAGGGAGATATAATAATTGGAATAAATGGAGAGCATATAAAGACTGTTGAAGACTTCTTAAACTTCATGAACACAACAAAGCCTGGACAACTCATAACTCTGGAAGTTCTACGAAATGGTGAAAAGATCAGTGTTAAAATACCTCTCGGAGAAAACCCAAACAACCCAGGAAAGGGGTATTTAGGAGTCTATCCCTCCCAGCATGTAGTATCAACAATAGGACATGAAGAAATCGTCCTACCATTAGCCTTTGCTCTGTATTGGATTTACATCTTAAACCTCGGAATTGGTCTAATGAACCTTTTTCCACTAATACCTCTTGATGGTGGCAGGATACTTGATGAAACCCTTAAGGAATTCCTCCCAGAAAAAATTGCAAAGCCAATAAGCTTTGCCTTCCTTGGTATTGGTATTATACTACTTGCAATAAATCTAATTCCAGCTATAAGGAATCTGATAGGGTGA
- a CDS encoding nucleotide sugar dehydrogenase produces MKLLGLKRDEVKQVFKEGKVTIAVYGLGKMGLPLAAVFADHGADVIGVDINEKIVEMVNMGENHVKEEPGLSELVKKNVEAGRLRATTDGAWAAKQADVMIIIVPTLADEKGNLKLDPVYDVAEKISQGLEKGDIVITEATMPPGTTESLIPILEKSGLKLGEFGLAHAPERTMTGTAIRDITGQYPKIVGASDEKTLEAVIGIYETINKKGVIPVSSIKAAEAVKVFEGIYRDVNIALANELALWCEEHGLDALEVFRAANTQPYCHLHMPGAGVGGHCIPIYPWFVINLAKKTNPHLIKTAREINDSMPHHIVELTIKALNEVGKSLKGSNVLVLGLTFRGGVREFMKSPAIPIIKELKEWGAKVYAYDPLCTPEDAKRFGAEWKKDFKNIDAIIIVTDHKEFKNLDLDKIAKDMNNKIIIDGRNILDAKKVEKNGFIYYRVGRVI; encoded by the coding sequence ATGAAGCTTCTTGGTTTGAAGAGGGATGAGGTTAAGCAAGTTTTCAAAGAGGGCAAAGTTACGATTGCTGTTTATGGTCTCGGGAAGATGGGTCTTCCCCTAGCAGCTGTTTTTGCTGATCATGGTGCCGATGTAATCGGCGTTGATATTAACGAGAAAATCGTTGAAATGGTAAATATGGGAGAGAATCACGTTAAAGAAGAGCCGGGTTTATCCGAATTAGTCAAGAAGAACGTTGAGGCGGGGCGGTTAAGAGCTACAACTGATGGGGCTTGGGCGGCAAAACAGGCTGATGTTATGATTATTATTGTCCCCACCCTTGCAGATGAGAAAGGCAATCTAAAGCTTGATCCAGTCTATGATGTCGCCGAGAAGATTTCTCAGGGTTTGGAAAAGGGAGATATTGTAATTACGGAGGCAACAATGCCTCCCGGAACTACAGAAAGCCTAATTCCAATTCTTGAGAAATCTGGTTTAAAGCTTGGTGAGTTTGGCCTTGCTCACGCTCCCGAGCGAACAATGACCGGAACTGCAATTAGAGATATTACTGGCCAGTATCCTAAAATAGTCGGGGCAAGTGACGAGAAAACCCTCGAAGCAGTTATCGGAATATACGAGACAATAAACAAAAAGGGAGTCATTCCAGTTAGTTCCATAAAAGCGGCCGAGGCCGTTAAAGTCTTTGAGGGCATTTACAGAGACGTTAACATTGCCCTGGCTAATGAATTAGCATTATGGTGCGAAGAGCATGGCTTGGACGCCCTTGAAGTGTTTAGGGCGGCAAATACTCAGCCCTACTGTCACCTCCACATGCCTGGGGCTGGAGTTGGCGGGCACTGCATTCCAATCTACCCATGGTTCGTTATCAACTTAGCCAAAAAGACGAACCCACACTTGATTAAGACGGCTAGAGAGATTAACGACTCGATGCCCCATCATATAGTTGAGCTTACTATAAAGGCTCTCAATGAGGTTGGAAAATCATTGAAGGGGAGCAATGTCTTAGTTTTGGGACTAACATTCAGAGGTGGAGTTAGGGAATTCATGAAGAGTCCAGCAATTCCAATAATCAAAGAGCTCAAAGAATGGGGAGCTAAAGTTTACGCTTATGATCCATTGTGTACTCCAGAGGACGCAAAACGCTTCGGAGCAGAATGGAAAAAAGACTTCAAAAACATAGACGCAATAATCATAGTAACCGACCACAAAGAATTCAAAAACCTAGATTTAGACAAAATAGCAAAAGATATGAACAACAAGATAATAATAGATGGGAGGAATATTTTAGATGCAAAAAAAGTCGAAAAAAATGGATTCATTTATTACCGTGTTGGACGAGTAATATAG
- a CDS encoding UDP-N-acetylglucosamine 3-dehydrogenase translates to MLRVGVVGVGNMGFHHARVYSELAKEGKVELVGVADADFERAKEVAKKFNTKPFADYRELAKEELDAVSIAVPTSLHKQVALEFIEKGIHVLIEKPIAESIESAQEIIKAAKANNVILMVGHIERFNPAVLKLKESIREGLLGEVVSISAKRVGPMAVRIRDVGIIIDLGVHDIDVISFLFDDKVKKVYARAGNVKHPAGVEDHALIMLGFSNGKSGIVETNWLTPHKTRTLTAVGTNGIAYLDYIQQKLTIYNDEWEKDAKINKREPLRNELVHFIECVKEGKRPLISGEDGLHALKVALKALESAKRDEVLEVD, encoded by the coding sequence ATGCTTCGCGTTGGCGTTGTTGGCGTCGGAAACATGGGATTCCATCATGCGAGAGTTTATTCAGAATTAGCAAAAGAAGGAAAAGTCGAACTCGTTGGAGTTGCTGATGCAGATTTTGAGCGTGCAAAAGAAGTTGCTAAGAAATTCAACACTAAGCCCTTTGCTGATTATAGGGAGCTTGCTAAGGAGGAGTTGGATGCCGTTAGCATTGCAGTTCCTACTTCTCTTCACAAGCAAGTTGCTTTGGAGTTCATTGAAAAAGGTATTCATGTTTTGATTGAAAAACCTATAGCAGAGAGCATTGAGAGCGCTCAAGAAATCATTAAAGCAGCAAAAGCAAATAACGTCATTCTAATGGTTGGACACATTGAGAGGTTTAATCCGGCGGTACTTAAGCTGAAAGAGAGCATACGAGAGGGGCTTTTAGGGGAGGTAGTATCAATCAGTGCTAAAAGAGTGGGACCAATGGCTGTTAGAATTAGGGATGTTGGGATTATTATTGATTTAGGTGTCCATGACATCGATGTTATTAGTTTCCTATTTGATGACAAAGTGAAAAAAGTGTATGCTCGGGCTGGAAATGTAAAACATCCTGCCGGCGTTGAAGATCATGCATTAATAATGCTTGGTTTTTCTAATGGTAAAAGCGGGATTGTGGAAACTAATTGGCTAACGCCTCATAAGACAAGAACCCTGACAGCTGTCGGGACTAACGGCATAGCGTACTTAGATTACATCCAACAAAAGCTTACAATCTACAATGATGAATGGGAAAAAGATGCTAAGATAAACAAGAGAGAACCTTTAAGGAATGAACTTGTGCACTTTATAGAATGCGTCAAGGAAGGTAAAAGACCTCTAATCTCTGGTGAGGATGGCTTGCATGCTCTTAAGGTTGCTTTGAAAGCTTTAGAAAGTGCAAAAAGAGATGAAGTATTGGAGGTTGATTGA
- a CDS encoding DegT/DnrJ/EryC1/StrS family aminotransferase, with protein sequence MRQIPIAKPLIGDEEINAVIEVLKSGMLASGKEVEAFEREFAEYLGAKYGIATCNGTTALDVALKALKIKEGDEVITTPFTFIASANSILFQGAKPVFADIDPKTFNLDPDDVLEKINNKTRAILVVHLYGQPADMKAFKEIAEDYKLYLIEDCAQAHGAEFEGQKVGTFGDIAAFSFYPTKNMTTGEGGIVVTNNEELARRAELLINHGQTKKYLHEELGYNLRMTNIAAAIGRIQLKKLDEWNAKRIENAKLLTEGIGKIKGLTPPYVDPRVKHVFHQYVIRVEDGFPLNRDELAQKLRGRGIGTGIHYPMPVHWQPLYQKLGYSKECCPNAVEASKKVLSLPVHPAVSKEDIAYIIQTLKDLSS encoded by the coding sequence ATGAGACAAATTCCAATTGCCAAGCCTTTAATCGGAGACGAGGAGATAAACGCTGTTATTGAAGTTTTAAAAAGCGGAATGCTTGCAAGCGGAAAAGAAGTTGAAGCTTTTGAGAGAGAATTTGCCGAGTATTTAGGTGCAAAATACGGAATTGCAACTTGCAACGGAACAACTGCTCTAGATGTTGCACTTAAAGCTTTGAAAATTAAGGAGGGAGATGAAGTAATTACAACCCCCTTCACTTTCATTGCCTCTGCTAACTCAATACTCTTCCAAGGAGCAAAGCCCGTTTTTGCTGACATTGATCCAAAAACATTCAACCTTGATCCTGATGACGTTCTGGAGAAAATTAACAATAAAACGAGGGCAATTCTTGTGGTTCACCTTTATGGGCAGCCTGCCGACATGAAGGCTTTCAAAGAGATTGCCGAAGATTACAAGCTTTACCTTATTGAGGATTGTGCACAAGCTCATGGTGCTGAGTTTGAAGGCCAAAAAGTTGGCACTTTTGGAGACATTGCAGCCTTCAGCTTTTACCCAACCAAAAACATGACCACTGGAGAAGGAGGAATAGTGGTTACAAACAACGAAGAATTAGCTAGGAGAGCCGAGCTTTTGATAAATCACGGGCAAACTAAGAAGTATTTGCATGAAGAACTCGGCTACAATTTGAGAATGACTAACATTGCCGCAGCAATCGGCAGAATCCAGCTTAAAAAGCTTGACGAATGGAATGCTAAGAGAATCGAAAATGCCAAGCTTTTAACTGAAGGGATAGGCAAGATTAAAGGCCTAACACCACCTTATGTCGATCCTAGAGTCAAACACGTCTTCCACCAGTATGTCATCAGAGTCGAAGATGGCTTTCCACTAAATAGAGACGAATTAGCTCAAAAACTCAGAGGAAGAGGAATCGGGACAGGGATTCACTATCCAATGCCTGTTCATTGGCAGCCTTTGTATCAAAAGCTTGGTTATTCAAAAGAATGCTGTCCAAATGCTGTTGAGGCATCAAAAAAAGTCTTGAGCCTTCCAGTCCATCCAGCAGTAAGTAAAGAAGATATAGCTTACATAATCCAAACACTCAAAGATCTTTCCTCTTAA
- a CDS encoding acyltransferase, protein MAQKYFVHPTAVVEEEVEIGEGTRIWHFAHVRKGAKIGKNCNIGKDVYIDVGVEIGNNVKIQNGVSVYRGVKVEDDVFLGPHMTFTNDLYPRAFNEDWELVPTLVKKGASIGAHATIVCGVTIGEYAMIGAGAVVTKDVPPFGLVYGNPARLKGFVCYCGRKLKEKIGENENHIIFKCSHCGREVKIRKEDYERYLKEEDL, encoded by the coding sequence ATGGCTCAAAAATATTTCGTCCATCCGACTGCTGTTGTTGAGGAAGAGGTTGAGATTGGTGAGGGAACGAGGATTTGGCATTTTGCACACGTAAGAAAGGGTGCCAAAATTGGAAAGAACTGCAACATTGGAAAAGACGTTTACATTGACGTAGGAGTAGAAATCGGAAACAACGTAAAAATCCAAAATGGAGTAAGCGTTTATCGTGGAGTAAAAGTCGAGGATGACGTTTTCCTCGGCCCACACATGACTTTTACAAACGACCTTTACCCGAGAGCCTTTAACGAGGACTGGGAGCTTGTGCCAACTTTGGTTAAGAAAGGAGCAAGCATCGGAGCCCACGCCACAATAGTTTGTGGCGTAACAATTGGCGAGTATGCAATGATCGGCGCTGGAGCCGTTGTCACAAAAGACGTGCCACCATTTGGCCTAGTTTATGGAAATCCCGCCCGCTTAAAGGGTTTTGTATGCTATTGTGGTAGAAAATTAAAAGAAAAAATTGGCGAGAATGAAAACCACATAATCTTCAAATGCTCCCACTGTGGGAGAGAAGTTAAAATAAGAAAAGAAGATTACGAAAGATATCTAAAGGAAGAAGACTTGTGA
- a CDS encoding glycosyltransferase, translated as MNYPFVSVIIPAYNEERYIAKCLEEWVNQNYPKDHYEILVYDGMSTDRTAEIVKNFEERYPGLVYYKLNPKRKQVFAFNMGIREAKGEYFIIFGAHAYPERNFLKKSVETFLEVKKSEPKLAGVGGKIIKLFENRLAKLVALIYSSPLSGASTFWYEERPHFAKTIAFALYDKKIVEEIGGFDEDMFIGDDFEFNLRINKRGYRLFFNPEIKSYYFARSTWKGFLKQTFNYGAVKAMAVRKGYFSPMWLFPLAFLGFEISMIVLRPLIWIFVLYWLALLGEAMRLGVKTRNWDAVIMPPMMFIFHNLISIGFVVGLVVGKRAYR; from the coding sequence ATGAATTATCCCTTTGTTAGTGTAATAATCCCAGCATATAATGAAGAGAGATACATAGCTAAATGTCTAGAGGAGTGGGTTAATCAGAACTATCCAAAGGATCACTATGAAATACTGGTCTACGATGGGATGAGCACGGATAGAACAGCGGAGATAGTGAAGAATTTTGAAGAGCGTTATCCGGGACTTGTGTACTACAAACTTAATCCAAAGCGAAAGCAGGTGTTTGCTTTTAACATGGGAATAAGAGAGGCGAAAGGGGAGTATTTTATAATCTTTGGTGCACATGCATACCCTGAGAGGAATTTTTTGAAAAAGAGTGTTGAAACATTCCTGGAAGTTAAAAAAAGTGAACCTAAGCTGGCTGGAGTTGGAGGGAAGATAATAAAGCTCTTTGAGAATCGTTTGGCAAAACTTGTGGCATTAATATATTCCTCTCCTCTTTCTGGAGCAAGTACATTTTGGTATGAGGAGAGGCCCCACTTTGCTAAAACTATTGCGTTTGCGTTGTATGATAAAAAGATAGTGGAAGAGATTGGGGGATTTGATGAAGATATGTTCATCGGAGACGATTTTGAGTTCAACCTTAGGATAAACAAGCGGGGATATAGGCTGTTCTTTAATCCAGAAATCAAAAGCTACTACTTCGCTCGCTCGACATGGAAAGGCTTCTTAAAGCAGACGTTTAACTATGGGGCCGTTAAGGCGATGGCAGTTAGAAAGGGTTATTTCTCACCAATGTGGTTGTTTCCTCTAGCGTTTTTGGGCTTTGAGATAAGTATGATTGTATTGCGTCCCTTAATTTGGATTTTCGTGCTTTATTGGTTAGCTCTCTTGGGGGAAGCTATGAGATTAGGAGTTAAAACAAGAAATTGGGATGCTGTTATTATGCCACCCATGATGTTCATCTTTCACAATCTAATCTCAATTGGGTTCGTTGTCGGGTTGGTTGTTGGGAAACGGGCATACAGGTGA